Genomic DNA from Helicoverpa armigera isolate CAAS_96S chromosome 10, ASM3070526v1, whole genome shotgun sequence:
ATTCACGGATCAATGAACCATCACATTCGATTTGATAAAGCTACGTAGGTTAGCAtggtttacaaacaaaattatgttattttgttatgtcATCATAATTAAGATAAATTCTGAATAGAAATTGTTGATATTTACTTAACGAAAATATTCAATTAGCTATTGTTTAAATGTGGGTGTAGGGCTTCCTAATATCGGTATTAATCATCTCTAGATTAGGTAATAGATACAGGTAggtcaatgagggtttttgaaattttttctgccaccgggtggcgccacgtatgcgtctggtccaaacagctgtcaaatagtatggaattgtaggtgccgaacttattgtttattgaaattctgttatattggaagtgttattgattttattatggactacggtcagaataaggtttccgaactaaaaattgagctaagagagaaggtgcaaaagtcactgggactaaggaaaagcttgttgaaaaatttgttaacacaatatgatttagttttttttatttactcaaccgcaatagtaaaacaataatgcagtgctttaattataaaataaaaaaaacactaaaatcgttcactattcatagtaaagataagcactttgacagtattggacctgacgactcggtgctgccacctcgtggattgccattttagaaaaccctcattcaaaattatatctcgtaataaatagtaggtacctatcttgtAGTAAGCAGACGGTCAGCTACCTCTACAAAGCTTTATTTTTCTTGcttttttagaaacttacaCAAAGCAGACCGGAGTCTTAAAGTCGGCGGTGTTACATCTTCATTCCCGGGAAGGCACGTATAGCCGGCGTCGTAGATTTCCTACGCGACCTcttcagtagcagtcgttgttctTATGTAAAAATTCCAGGTCAGAGGCCATCAGGCATTTGAACTTGAAAATTCACACTAAACAGTTGTCATAAGATAACTGATGTTCATGttatcggtgaacttgggcctaagtcGATTAAAACCTGCAGATCACGCGATGAGAAGAAGAATAGGCAGTACATTACATTTACATTGcttaataatacataatgtgGGTATAATcgctattatttatattttaatgtcttttagGTTACATTTTCCATACACAATTATGATAGAAaagcataggtaggtacagtcatTTTGTTGCCACGGCTGACTGGGCTTATATTAAACCGTAAACCACTATTATCTGTTTAGCCTTTAGTCCTCACTTAACTCTTGCTATAATGGAACGTATTATAATTTCACGTCAGTAATGACAGTGACAGCAGTGACTGCCACTCTGACATTGACACTGTGACAGTCACAGGACAGCACAGCTCAGCTGCGATTTTTTTGTGAACATTGATGAGAGTTAACGTTCACGTttagagtataaataaatagaaattggTTGTAAAATTAAGATGACGCCGGAGGAAACTATAGAGAGATTTAAGCTTTTAGGCCTTAACGAACAAAAGGCAAAAGAAACATTGAAAAACGCCAACGTAACCAAGTATTTACTTGCCGCATTAAATGAGGTTAGAACTTTCAAATTCTTTACAATTAcaatacttttacttttaacgATCAATGATAATTAAGTTAATTCTCGTCTATAAACAGTTAACATTAAAGTGAAACTATGTTAATTGATTTCTTAGGTGGACGTAGCGAAATTGCCAGCTGGCGCCGGAATGTTGATATACCATCTGGCAACAAAGATCAAGCCGCAGATTGCCGATAAACTAGCATTTGTTTGCGATTTCATCGCTAAAGGCAAGCTTGACTCGACTCTGAGAGTTGATGCAGCCTTAGAGTACCTTATCAGTCATGTGAACGAGGGCAATGTAGACGTCAGTGCGTTTGAACAAGCCTGCGGCGTTGGTGTCGTGGTCACGCCGGAGCAAGTCGAGCAGGCTGTGGAGAAACACATGGCGCAGTACAAAGCAGAGTTGTTGGAGAAAAGGTACAGGTTTAATGCTGGTATTGTAATGCAAGCCGTGCGAGCAGACCTACCATGGGCTGACGGAAAAGCCATAAAGAATGAAGTTGATGTTCAGGTGagattaataaattcaaagtatgttcttaattattaaataaactgtagtgttattttaaattaattgtgctTATTAGATTTTAGATCTGTTGGGCCCTAAAACGGAAGCAGATCTAGCTCCTCCACCAAAAGCAGAAAAGAAACCGAAGGGAGACGCCAAGAAAGCCGCCAAGAAAACAGATGATAAAGGTATgcttattttgtatattattatttgaaatggtATATAAACCGAATCTTTAAGTAATTCATGATGAAATAAGATTTTGTCATGTATTTTCTTGTGATGAATAAGGTAGCTGCATCTGTGACAAATAAACCTACCTTCCTACCTATTAGAAAGGTGCTTAGTGTAATCTAAGCTTAAAATATTctagaattaaatattaatggttACCTCCCTCTAATTCCAGCAACAAAATCAGCGGAAAAACCTGAATCATCAGATGACATTGGCGGTGCTACATCTATCTCAGAGTTGATGAAAAAGTTGCCATTCCATGCTCCTGGCGAGAACTTCAAGTCTGATGGTTATGTCGTTACAAATGATACTAAACGATTACTTGAGGAGCACCTTAAAATTACTGGTGGAAAAGTGAGGACCAGGTTCCCTCCTGAACCAAACGGTATTTTACATATTGGACATGCAAAagccattaatattaattttggttATGCGGCTGCTCATGATGGTATCTGCTTCCTAAGGTATGATGATACCAACCCTGAGAAAGAGGAGGAAAAGTTCTTTGTGGGTATCAAAGACATGGTGGAGTGGTTAGGTGAGTGATAAAGTATTGCAGTCTTTACTTACtaaccataaaatatataaactttcttatatttttttttatgtttactaaTTTTTcctaatccttctccgtgtgagaggaggcctgtgcccagcagtgggacgataaataggctgtaactaactaattttttaagttaaatgacCATTAACGGCtaaactttaactttaaaatgtgGTTTCCAGGTTACACCCCATACAAAATCACCCACTCATCAGATTACTTTGACCAGCTATATGAATGGGCGGTTCAGTTGATTACCAAGGATCTTGCCTATGTGTGCCATCAGAAGTCCGAGGAGATCAAGGGTTTCAATCCACCACCTTCACCTTGGAGGAATAGGCCTGTTGAAGAAAGCTTGCAACTATTTGAGGTatgctatacatacatatattatttatatatttaaacatCTGAATCATAATTTCTCGATGCAATACAGAACACTTTTCTATGAAAAACATTGATTTCAATATAATGTTTAAACATAAAAGTAAGCTTGCAGATATAAGGCGTCCCAAATGTATGACATTTACAAGTATCACTAATACTAAATGGTAAACATTACCCTACTCTAGGACATGAAAAATGGGAAAATTGATGAAGGAGATGCCACCTTACGAATGAAGATTACCCTTGAAGAAGGTAAACAGGACCCTGTGGCTTACAGGATAAGGTTCAAGCCTCACCACCGAACTGGGCACAAGTGGTGTATCTACCCTACCTATGATTACACTCACTGTTTATGTGACAGTATAGAGCACATCACCCATTCATTGTGTACCAAGGAGTTCCAATCAAGGAGGTTAGTATGctatacaattatttatactttcctaatttaaaaaaaaaaaaaaaacgttttgagCCTATTAATCTACAACAATGGTATTCAAAGAAAGGTGTACATAAGTTGTGTAAGCTGAAATGACGCATCCCACTAGCACCTTTTAAGTGCGTCTCTATAAATATGGTAGGCAGTGGGGAGCGTCATTTCAGCTATAGTTTGCGGGTTTCAGATTCTTTTAGATTTTTCTGCCTTTTTATACATGCATCAAATAAATGActtgttaaacatttttaatgtcAAGTTTTTGACAATAATTAAACCGAAAAGTTTAACACATGACTTATTTCTAAACCTCTTTTTACAGATCATCCTATTACTGGTTGTGTAATGCTCTGGGCATCTATTGTCCTGTGCAATGGGAGTATGGTCGTCTCAACGTAAACTACACTGTGGTGTCTAAGAGGAAAATTGCCAAACTTATTGATGAAAAGATTGTTAACggtaattgtatttattaacattctatttttaattatgctGTTTTTGACATTCTTCAAATCATGACATGATTGGTGTCCTAGACCAGTGATACTCTAGTCGTTAAGGCAcctgcaataaaattatttatgctcATGCTCAGTACCTTGAAGTTACTAATTTGACCAGTAGTATTTTCGGAGTTTTTGCTCGTGCAAATAGATCCGCAATACATTTCGACAGCATGCATTGTACAGCTATGGTGACTACACCACAATACAAGATGCATAAATCTATAATACAACTTATATATGTAGTTCTCTCACCTGTtttgcacatatttttttatattttgctatGTATTTTTAGGTGATCAGTTTTGTGTGCGTTTGAGATTCAGAGAGCTCAagattttaaatctttttttccTGCTTTTCTTGTGTAGACTGGGACGACCCAAGACTGTACACTCTGACGGCGCTGCGGCGCCGCGGCGTGCCGGCGTCGGCCATCAACTCGTTCTGCGCGGCGCTGGGCGTGACGGGCGCGGTGGGCGCGGTGGACCCCGCCATGCTGGACGCCAGCATTCGAGATGTACTCAATAATACGGCGCCTAGGTatgttgtttataatatttaggtatCATGTATTTATAATGAGCAGCAAAGTGGCACTACAGGAAGCCCTAGTAGAAGTTTCGACGAAATAGACATGTCTTTGGTAGTTCTTACGGGGATTataaagccagaaagtcttacaAGCTTTCTTACCAAGGTGCCTATGGACCTTGATTGAGGACTTGAGGAGGTGGCAACATATTTTGATAAGGTTTCAAAAAGGCTGGAGAAATTACGATGATAATTATTTGAATCTTTTTCCTTATTAATCCTAAGTAAACCAGCTGACTATGAACAAATGATTTCATCTATCTATTCAGGTCATCGATgctattttgtagtttttatgaATATAGCCGGACACGCCCACGTACCGCAGAAGACTCATGTGCATTGACATTTACGTAACACAAAGTCATTTTAAAAGGACCGACATAAATATTCCATTATCCTTGCAATGTTATCGCGAACACGCGAACAGTTTTACATGTCATTTAATTTCAAGGGTAGCTGATAAAATGTTGCAGAACTTTAGTTGTACGAAGGTTTAGAATATTTAGGATGGATGACATTAAAAGCTTGCAATACACGTGACATCTTTGTGCTATATACTTTTATTGAGATAACAAAGTATTGTAACAGTAAGTAACAAAGTTTGTTCACTTACAATGTTAGTTATTCTTTGTTCCTAGCAATTAGTTGTCCATAAGTGTGTCATGGCAATTGCTCGACAAGGTATTACTTATATTTGCTTCGGGGAAAGCgaataggtattgttttttttttttcaaattatggGGTGGACCTCGGAAGACTTATCTTTACAAGCCTTGAGATAATTATTCTTACTTACCAtattagattttcttttttttattactctAATATAACAAAAGTTAGGTATAATTTATCTGTGAAGGCTTGTAATTAGCAATCTGATTATCtagtttaagtttaaataagaatatgttATTAGTATGTAagccttcatcatcatcatcatcatcatcagcctatagcagtccactgctggacataggccttcactaagaaaaaataaaaaaggtaaaaagcTAAACAATTTAAATGGTGATTTTGTTTCAGAGTCATGGTAGCACTGGAGCCGttgaaaataacaataacgAACTTCCCTAGCGACAAACCCATACAAGTTACAGTACCAGACTTCCCCAATGAGCCTGACAAAGGCACTCACACAGTCACACTTAGTAAAGTCCTTTATATTGAAGCCACGGACTTTAAGGAAGAACCCGAGAAGGGGTACCGGCGGCTGACGCCGAAACAAACCGTGGGCTTGCGACATGCTGGCTATGTTATTaaggtaaaataaacaacattttctaGTATCTACATTtaggttttagtatttttttcaactgTGCTAAataggtaaaattaaaaaaatacctacatttatattttagtaaatgtTTTAACTTTAGTATAAGATGTTACGCAAAATGTTACTTTTTAAAGTACGCAAAATGTTCTGCTGACGTAATCAAAAGTAGGTAGATTCTATTTACGTTTCGGAAAAATTTACGCAACAGAAGTCCTACTAAAGCGAAAACTTGTTcttattaaaagtattaaattaaatgcccTAAATAGCGCTCAAACATTTCCACgagtttcaagtttttttttctttatttaggtGTCTAAAGTAATCAAGAGCGCAGACGGAAAAGTTACCGAAGTAGAATGTACCGCGGAAACGTCTGAATCCGCTGAGAAACCGAAGGCTTTCATTCACTGGGTGTCCGAACCAGTCACTGTCGAAGTCAGATTATATGAACCtctgtaagtatattatatgtgtttttatgttatcagtttaattaatttaatttacctgCAATGCTTCGTTCTTGAAGCATTGCAGGTAAATTaaggtaattataaaaaagacaGGCATATTTTCTCTGATATCCATCCGTTGACATTGTCGTCACAGCCTAAAAACGGCCAATGCTGAACAAAGGCATCCCCGAGCTAGGGGATTTCGGGATCTGCCCATATTCATCACACGGGGCATGCAGTACCCAATAGCTAGAATGTTGACGAATGGACAGTTGAAATTATCTATTGAAACCAAAACCTCATACTTAACAGTCACAATTTCGACGCCTTATACAACAAATGATAAAAGAATTTTCCAGAaataaatccaaatattttgtatctagatttaaacataaaaaccCGGAGGATCCAAGCGAGGTGCCTGGCGGGTTCCTGTCAGATTGCCGCGAAGACACGCTGAAGATCGTCAACGCTTATGCCGATGCTTCTCTCAAGGGAGCCAAGGTCTACGACAAGTTCCAGTTTGAGAGAATCGGCTTCTTCTCCGTAGACCCTGATAGCACTGCCAACCATGTGAGTCTTTATACATATTACTATGTTCATCATTTTGAGATTTTAAgttcgtattttttattacgtCATTATATTGTATTTAGTTGTTCACCGCCGTTTCACCCGGTCCCCAAGAGAAGTACTCCCCGCTCTCGGACAAAAATAGATTCCAGGTTACTACCTAGCTGTATACCAAAATTCGTCTCAATCGGTCCACCCGTTTTACCGTGAATCATCAAATATCCATCCATCCAAACAAACTTTCTcgtttataataaatgtttgtgtGATAATTGTTTCCCCTATTCAACAAACAAGAAACGTAATAAGCTGTCTTAATTTGATTGATGTTGccctcaaacaaaataatgaagttGGGACTGTCGATTAACACTAAATACCCTCACCCCACTTATAGCCAGGGACGACAGtattgatcaattttatttgcCAATTAATAGTTACATCACCAACAAGAAACTCGCCAGTGTactagtaagtacatatttcgGTACCATTTATGTAAGATACATTTCATTGTAGGtagatcgttttttttttgttgaacttCCATATTTTTGTGAACAAATTCAACATCAATCATTGTTTCTTGTTTTTTACAGATGGTGTTCAACAGAACCGTTTCTCTCAAAGAAGatacaggaaaataaatacttttaaatgtaatgaaattatcaaccattttctatttaataaatttttaatatttattaagaaacgtgtttcattaaaaaatactaataattaaGACCCTAAAATTAAATCATTCAATTAGCCAAAGTTTAAACTCCTGAAATCTACAAGTGTCTCATAAAATACGATAAATGTCATCAGCTG
This window encodes:
- the LOC110372340 gene encoding probable glutamine--tRNA ligase translates to MTPEETIERFKLLGLNEQKAKETLKNANVTKYLLAALNEVDVAKLPAGAGMLIYHLATKIKPQIADKLAFVCDFIAKGKLDSTLRVDAALEYLISHVNEGNVDVSAFEQACGVGVVVTPEQVEQAVEKHMAQYKAELLEKRYRFNAGIVMQAVRADLPWADGKAIKNEVDVQILDLLGPKTEADLAPPPKAEKKPKGDAKKAAKKTDDKATKSAEKPESSDDIGGATSISELMKKLPFHAPGENFKSDGYVVTNDTKRLLEEHLKITGGKVRTRFPPEPNGILHIGHAKAININFGYAAAHDGICFLRYDDTNPEKEEEKFFVGIKDMVEWLGYTPYKITHSSDYFDQLYEWAVQLITKDLAYVCHQKSEEIKGFNPPPSPWRNRPVEESLQLFEDMKNGKIDEGDATLRMKITLEEGKQDPVAYRIRFKPHHRTGHKWCIYPTYDYTHCLCDSIEHITHSLCTKEFQSRRSSYYWLCNALGIYCPVQWEYGRLNVNYTVVSKRKIAKLIDEKIVNDWDDPRLYTLTALRRRGVPASAINSFCAALGVTGAVGAVDPAMLDASIRDVLNNTAPRVMVALEPLKITITNFPSDKPIQVTVPDFPNEPDKGTHTVTLSKVLYIEATDFKEEPEKGYRRLTPKQTVGLRHAGYVIKVSKVIKSADGKVTEVECTAETSESAEKPKAFIHWVSEPVTVEVRLYEPLFKHKNPEDPSEVPGGFLSDCREDTLKIVNAYADASLKGAKVYDKFQFERIGFFSVDPDSTANHMVFNRTVSLKEDTGK